From a region of the Castor canadensis chromosome 7, mCasCan1.hap1v2, whole genome shotgun sequence genome:
- the Sncg gene encoding gamma-synuclein has translation MDVFKKGFSIAKEGVVGAVEKTKQGVTEAAEKTKEGVMYVGAKTKENVVQSVTSVAEKTKEQANAVSEAVVTSVNTVATKTVEEAENIVVTTGVVRKEDLEQPAPPQEDRAAKEEEMAEEAKSGES, from the exons atGGACGTCTTCAAGAAGGGCTTCTCCATTGCCAAGGAGGGTGTGGTGGGCGCTGTGGAGAAGACCAAGCAGGGAGTGACAGAGGCAGCTGAGAAGACCAAGGAGGGTGTCATGTATGTAG GAGCCAAGACCAAGGAGAATGTAGTGCAGAGCGTGACCTCAG TGGCTGAGAAGACCAAGGAGCAGGCCAATGCTGTGAGCGAGGCTGTGGTCACCAGTGTCAACACGGTGGCCACCAAGACAgtggaggaagcagagaacatTGTGGTCACCACCGGGGTGGTCCGCAAG GAGGACCTGGAGCAACCTGCACCTCCACAAGAGGACCGGGCAGCCAAAGAGGAAGAGATGGCTGAGGAG GCCAAGAGTGGGGAAAGTTAG